From a single Methylacidiphilum kamchatkense Kam1 genomic region:
- a CDS encoding ribonuclease H-like domain-containing protein, whose translation MATKHIIYLDVETQNSASEVGGWQKKHLMRVSIAVIYSSLHNKYFIFREEEVDQLLTMLRESDCIVGFNILGFDIPVLDSYAVFSLSTLPCIDLLLDIEKRISRRIKLEQLARATLGIGKTAHGLQALRWWKEGKLLDIAEYCCYDVKITKLLHEYGIKNGKVYYFNENGIKEPIAVNWQID comes from the coding sequence GTGGCTACTAAGCATATCATTTACTTAGACGTTGAAACACAGAATAGCGCTTCTGAGGTTGGAGGTTGGCAAAAAAAACATTTAATGCGGGTTTCCATTGCTGTCATCTATAGCAGCCTGCATAACAAATACTTCATTTTTAGAGAAGAAGAAGTAGATCAGCTGCTAACCATGCTGAGAGAATCGGATTGTATTGTCGGTTTCAATATCTTGGGATTTGATATCCCAGTGCTTGATTCATATGCTGTTTTCAGTTTATCCACTCTTCCCTGTATCGATCTGCTCTTAGATATCGAAAAAAGAATTTCTAGACGCATCAAACTCGAGCAGTTAGCCCGAGCCACTCTAGGAATAGGGAAAACAGCTCACGGTCTGCAGGCTTTAAGATGGTGGAAAGAAGGAAAATTATTGGATATTGCAGAATATTGCTGCTATGACGTGAAGATCACCAAACTTCTCCATGAGTATGGAATAAAAAACGGCAAAGTGTATTATTTTAATGAAAATGGTATTAAGGAACCAATAGCAGTGAATTGGCAGATTGATTAA
- a CDS encoding Fur family transcriptional regulator, giving the protein MARKTKQKEAIVSVLRSAESPLSPAEIQTRASLLVPSLGIATVYRLLRILKENKKVVTVEIPGESPRYEISGRAHHHHFYCRNCHQIFEFGKCTDKIEELVPKGFLVQEHEIILYGRCPSCAK; this is encoded by the coding sequence ATGGCACGGAAAACTAAGCAAAAGGAAGCTATTGTCAGTGTATTGCGTAGCGCCGAAAGTCCTTTGTCCCCTGCTGAAATTCAAACTAGAGCTTCTTTACTTGTCCCCTCTCTTGGTATTGCAACGGTTTATCGATTACTACGAATCCTAAAAGAAAATAAAAAAGTCGTAACTGTTGAAATTCCAGGAGAGTCTCCACGATATGAAATTTCTGGAAGGGCCCACCATCATCATTTCTATTGTCGCAACTGCCACCAAATTTTCGAATTTGGGAAATGCACTGACAAGATCGAAGAACTTGTTCCCAAAGGATTTCTTGTTCAGGAACATGAGATTATTCTCTATGGCCGTTGTCCTTCTTGTGCAAAATAA